Proteins found in one Arthrobacter pascens genomic segment:
- a CDS encoding integrase catalytic domain-containing protein: MSQRKAVTKMLALEYRRASKVGKGLILDQVCGLNGWHRNHARKALTQALTIRAVKPRPPRPPLYGEPVMKALRLLWAVQGTPCGRLLAAALPDLVPRLRRLKELEIDDGCAGLLLRIAPATIDRRLRADRAKLDPRGRSHTKPGTLLKDSIPMRTWAEWDDARPGFVEIDLVGHEGGNSQGEFCFTLDITDVATGWTETVSVRNKAQKWVFAAIKEATAKFPFPVLGIDSDNGSEFINWELFRWCEQENLTFTRSRSGNKNDGAHVGQKNWHIVRQTVGYHRYDTPGELDLLNRIWELQRILTNHFAPQQKLISKERHGAKITKKYDAPRTPFQRALADEGTVRKAVKTRLTRENKPLNPAAIQRQIQALTAELLTLTTSKQGPKAKPSMRAHSNDSTMKTTRAS, translated from the coding sequence ATGAGTCAACGCAAGGCTGTGACGAAGATGCTGGCATTGGAATACCGCCGGGCATCCAAGGTCGGGAAGGGCCTGATCCTTGACCAGGTTTGCGGGCTCAACGGGTGGCACCGCAACCATGCACGTAAAGCTCTCACACAGGCATTGACCATTAGGGCGGTCAAGCCCCGGCCACCGAGGCCGCCGCTCTACGGGGAACCGGTGATGAAGGCGCTGCGGCTCCTGTGGGCGGTGCAGGGCACCCCGTGCGGGCGGCTGCTCGCGGCGGCGCTGCCGGACTTGGTGCCGCGGCTGCGTCGGCTCAAAGAGTTGGAGATCGACGATGGATGCGCAGGCCTGCTGCTGAGGATCGCCCCTGCCACCATCGATCGCAGACTCAGGGCCGACCGGGCCAAACTCGATCCGCGGGGCCGGTCCCATACCAAGCCGGGGACGCTGCTGAAGGACTCGATTCCGATGCGGACCTGGGCCGAATGGGATGACGCCCGCCCCGGGTTCGTGGAGATCGATCTGGTGGGTCACGAGGGTGGCAATTCGCAGGGCGAGTTCTGTTTCACCCTCGATATCACTGACGTCGCGACCGGCTGGACGGAGACCGTTTCGGTGAGGAACAAGGCGCAGAAATGGGTGTTTGCAGCAATCAAGGAAGCCACCGCGAAGTTCCCGTTCCCGGTCTTGGGCATCGATTCGGACAACGGTTCAGAGTTCATCAACTGGGAGCTGTTCCGCTGGTGCGAACAGGAGAACCTCACATTCACCAGGTCCCGGTCAGGGAACAAAAACGACGGCGCGCATGTAGGGCAGAAGAACTGGCACATCGTCCGGCAGACCGTCGGATACCACCGCTACGACACTCCCGGCGAGCTTGACCTGTTGAACCGGATCTGGGAGCTGCAACGAATCCTGACGAACCATTTCGCGCCCCAGCAGAAGCTCATTTCCAAGGAACGCCACGGCGCAAAGATCACCAAGAAATATGATGCCCCGCGAACACCATTCCAACGGGCCCTCGCCGACGAAGGCACCGTCCGGAAGGCGGTCAAGACCAGACTCACGCGGGAAAACAAACCTCTAAACCCGGCCGCGATCCAGCGACAGATCCAAGCTCTCACCGCCGAACTGCTCACGCTGACCACCAGCAAACAAGGACCCAAAGCCAAGCCGTCCATGCGCGCACATTCAAATGATTCCACGATGAAAACCACGCGCGCATCTTGA
- a CDS encoding glycosyltransferase family 4 protein — protein MRIAIVAESFLPLMNGVTHSILRVLEHLQERGHEVLVIAPSTQDSDVPDVVHGAQVHRLPSVPLAGYTNVRVAMGGVYRVKRILADYAPDVVHLASPFVLGWRAVQAAHQLGIPTVAIYQTEIPSYAARYGVPFLENWAWNRVENIHLLATRTLAPSTFALNQLRGRGIPRVDMWRRGVDTARFAPEKRDGGWRAAVAPGGERIIGYVGRLAIEKQVEDLAALADVPNTRLVIVGDGPQRAALEEALPNACFTGFLGGEELARAVASFDLFVHPGEFETFCQTIQEAMASGVPVVATGRGGPLDLVENSRTGWLYEPGDLSGMRAHVMDLMGDDAKRRAFAAAAHASVQGRTWPALSAELVRHYREVSALPTQTSVSRSGAVL, from the coding sequence GTGAGGATCGCAATTGTTGCCGAATCATTCCTGCCATTGATGAACGGGGTCACGCACTCCATCCTGCGGGTGCTTGAGCATCTGCAGGAGCGTGGCCATGAGGTGCTGGTGATCGCGCCGTCCACCCAGGACAGCGATGTCCCGGACGTGGTCCACGGCGCACAGGTGCACCGCCTCCCGTCCGTGCCCCTGGCCGGCTACACCAACGTGCGCGTGGCGATGGGCGGTGTGTACCGGGTCAAGCGAATCCTTGCCGATTACGCGCCGGACGTTGTCCACCTTGCCTCACCGTTTGTGCTCGGCTGGCGGGCGGTGCAGGCTGCGCACCAGCTGGGCATCCCCACCGTCGCCATCTACCAGACCGAGATCCCCAGCTACGCCGCACGGTATGGTGTGCCATTCCTGGAGAACTGGGCGTGGAACCGGGTGGAGAACATCCACCTGCTGGCCACCCGGACCCTGGCGCCGTCCACGTTCGCGCTGAACCAGTTGCGCGGACGCGGGATTCCGCGGGTGGACATGTGGCGGCGCGGTGTGGACACCGCGCGGTTTGCACCGGAAAAGCGCGACGGCGGCTGGCGGGCTGCCGTGGCTCCTGGCGGTGAGCGGATCATCGGCTATGTGGGCCGGCTGGCCATCGAGAAGCAGGTGGAGGACCTGGCCGCACTGGCCGACGTGCCCAACACCAGGCTGGTGATCGTGGGTGACGGCCCGCAGCGTGCCGCACTCGAAGAGGCCCTGCCGAACGCCTGCTTCACCGGCTTCCTGGGCGGCGAAGAACTCGCCCGGGCCGTGGCGTCGTTCGATCTGTTTGTCCATCCAGGCGAGTTCGAGACCTTCTGCCAGACCATCCAGGAGGCCATGGCGTCGGGCGTGCCTGTGGTGGCCACCGGACGCGGCGGTCCCCTGGACCTCGTGGAGAATTCCCGCACCGGATGGCTATATGAACCGGGCGATCTGTCCGGAATGCGCGCACACGTTATGGACCTGATGGGCGACGACGCCAAGCGCCGGGCTTTCGCCGCCGCAGCGCACGCATCGGTCCAGGGCCGGACCTGGCCGGCGTTGAGCGCCGAACTGGTGCGGCACTACCGCGAGGTCTCGGCGCTCCCAACCCAAACGTCCGTCTCGAGAAGTGGGGCAGTGCTGTGA
- a CDS encoding UDP-glucose dehydrogenase family protein → MKISVIGCGYLGAVHAATLASMGHTVVGIDVDATKVDQLGRGLAPFFEPGLDELLQDGRATGRLTFTTDVAKAAGAQVHFLCVGTPQAKTSDGADLTYLVSATEALLPHLARGAVVVGKSTVPVGTVDMLRGILSRRPDVLLGWNPEFLRQGTAVKDSLVPDRLVYGVAGGRAAAFDAATGAPKAVTAALDAVYGPLLDAGIPRLVCNFATAELIKSAANAFLATKVSFINAVSELCDASGADVTELSEAMGLDPRIGNRYLHAGLGFGGGCLPKDIRSFRAQASALRVGSVDEWMGVVDAVNLRQRTRTVNLAHELCGGLGGRTITVLGASFKPDTDDIRDSPALDVAARMAAAGAHVTVTDPKAVNSAWMRYPQLRFETSVEKALEGAELVLLLTEWEEYRLLSPALAGGMVRRRVVLDARNVLDAEAWQAEGWTVRGLGRAFPDREDPKVTHFGCTSVAPANIPTP, encoded by the coding sequence GTGAAAATCTCAGTGATCGGCTGCGGCTACCTGGGCGCGGTGCACGCGGCCACGCTCGCTTCGATGGGCCACACCGTAGTAGGAATCGACGTCGACGCCACCAAAGTGGACCAGCTGGGCCGCGGACTGGCCCCGTTCTTCGAACCCGGCCTCGACGAGCTCCTCCAGGACGGCCGCGCCACCGGCCGGCTCACGTTCACCACGGACGTCGCCAAGGCCGCCGGCGCGCAGGTCCACTTCCTGTGCGTCGGGACGCCGCAGGCCAAAACGTCCGACGGCGCCGACCTCACCTATCTGGTGTCCGCCACAGAGGCGCTGCTCCCGCACCTGGCGAGGGGCGCCGTCGTCGTCGGTAAATCAACGGTGCCGGTAGGCACGGTGGACATGCTCCGCGGAATCCTTTCCCGGCGCCCGGACGTGCTGCTGGGATGGAACCCGGAGTTCTTGCGGCAGGGCACAGCGGTCAAGGATTCGCTGGTTCCGGACCGGCTGGTTTACGGGGTGGCAGGCGGGCGGGCGGCTGCCTTCGACGCCGCCACGGGCGCACCCAAGGCTGTCACTGCGGCGCTGGATGCCGTCTACGGGCCGCTGCTGGACGCCGGCATTCCGCGCCTGGTGTGCAATTTTGCCACGGCGGAACTCATCAAATCGGCGGCCAACGCCTTCCTGGCAACAAAGGTCAGCTTCATCAACGCCGTCTCGGAGCTGTGCGACGCCTCCGGGGCCGACGTGACCGAACTCAGCGAAGCGATGGGGCTGGATCCGCGGATCGGCAACCGGTACCTGCACGCCGGTCTGGGCTTCGGCGGCGGCTGCCTGCCCAAGGACATCCGCAGCTTCCGGGCGCAGGCATCTGCTTTGCGCGTGGGCTCGGTGGATGAGTGGATGGGCGTGGTGGATGCCGTGAACCTGCGCCAGCGGACCCGGACGGTGAATCTCGCCCATGAACTGTGCGGCGGCCTGGGCGGCCGCACGATCACTGTGCTTGGCGCCTCCTTCAAGCCGGATACGGACGACATCCGCGACTCCCCCGCCCTGGATGTCGCGGCCCGGATGGCGGCCGCCGGCGCGCACGTGACGGTGACGGACCCGAAGGCCGTCAACAGCGCGTGGATGCGCTATCCGCAGCTTCGCTTTGAAACGTCCGTGGAGAAGGCGCTGGAGGGCGCCGAACTGGTTCTGCTGCTCACCGAGTGGGAGGAGTACCGGCTGCTTTCGCCTGCGCTTGCCGGCGGGATGGTGCGGCGGCGGGTGGTGCTGGATGCTCGGAACGTGCTGGACGCTGAGGCGTGGCAGGCGGAAGGCTGGACGGTCCGCGGGCTAGGGCGGGCGTTCCCGGACCGGGAGGACCCAAAAGTGACGCATTTCGGTTGCACGAGTGTCGCGCCAGCAAACATTCCCACCCCTTGA
- a CDS encoding GlsB/YeaQ/YmgE family stress response membrane protein yields MGILGFLIVGLIAGAIAKMLLPGRQGGGWLITLVLGVVGAILGGWIGSLIFGGGLGDFFDIRTWLLAILGSVIVLLIYGAVAGRRSRV; encoded by the coding sequence ATGGGAATTCTCGGATTTCTCATTGTGGGCCTGATTGCTGGAGCTATAGCCAAGATGCTCCTCCCTGGCAGGCAAGGAGGAGGCTGGCTGATTACCCTCGTCCTTGGCGTCGTCGGCGCGATCCTGGGCGGCTGGATCGGCTCGCTGATCTTCGGCGGCGGACTGGGTGACTTCTTCGATATCAGGACCTGGCTGCTGGCCATCCTGGGTTCAGTCATCGTCCTGCTCATTTACGGCGCAGTCGCTGGCCGTAGAAGCCGCGTCTGA
- a CDS encoding putative bifunctional diguanylate cyclase/phosphodiesterase, with amino-acid sequence MVKSGRRNKDLSAQVFQADMDGNALLDANPDAVLVVAADGTISLANSAASRLFGISRDALIGSDHRLLLSEGFRKEIVRLFQQLQEQPEEPLQPLLVYGTDSNGTEFPSEVAGSLLNYGNQTQLLVSFRSTSHREAAAADLREALSLLTATLESTADGILVINSAGKISGLNTQFLTMWGIPPELIQADTREPVMSVVLSKVVDPEAFLARIKEVEDSMAAESHDVLDFRDGRTFERYSRPQRVGDRIVGRVWSFRDVTPRRQAQEQAQQAMQDLAAQAEQLRAMAFQDPLTGLANRAVFNDGLAAALLAPRLKSVDVLLIDLDDFKEVNDILGHQAGDDMLMEMARRLRGCAPTADVVARLGGDEFAVLLTACPDADALAACILRCLRVPLTINGTVLRPSLSLGLASVSQEAIGTSELLRHADIAMYAAKAAGKNRYLRFHPDMMTALIQRTDMEAGLQLAIPRREISVAFQPIVSPRMGQVVQVEALARWDRYGERIPPSVFVPMAERSGLISEIGAEVMALSLVQLAPWLKEDLSRSVAVNVSGVQLLEPDFASRVLSLAEASGVGAYQLVLEVTESVFFDADCSLIQQLSSLREAGVRVALDDFGTGYSSLGRLQDLPVDTVKIDKTFVSMVRTGAERLPILSSMINMAHSLGLTVTAEGVETVAQADYLTALDCDSLQGYLFSLPETGARLELAVQQAQEAIDALKNR; translated from the coding sequence ATGGTGAAATCCGGGCGTCGCAACAAGGATCTGTCGGCACAAGTTTTCCAGGCCGACATGGACGGCAATGCCCTCCTTGACGCCAACCCCGACGCCGTACTGGTGGTGGCAGCCGACGGCACCATCAGCCTGGCGAACTCCGCTGCCAGCAGGCTCTTCGGTATCTCGCGGGACGCGCTGATCGGTAGTGACCACCGGTTGCTGCTGTCCGAGGGGTTCCGGAAGGAAATCGTCCGGCTCTTCCAGCAGCTGCAGGAGCAGCCGGAGGAACCACTGCAGCCGCTGCTGGTGTACGGCACGGACAGTAACGGGACGGAGTTCCCCTCAGAGGTGGCCGGCTCCCTGCTGAATTACGGCAATCAAACCCAGCTGCTGGTTTCCTTCCGGAGCACCTCGCACCGGGAAGCCGCAGCCGCAGATCTGCGTGAGGCCCTGTCCCTGCTAACGGCCACTCTGGAATCCACGGCGGACGGCATCCTGGTGATCAACTCGGCGGGAAAGATTTCCGGACTCAACACCCAGTTCCTCACCATGTGGGGCATCCCGCCCGAGCTGATCCAGGCTGATACCAGGGAGCCAGTGATGAGTGTGGTGCTGTCCAAGGTCGTTGACCCGGAAGCCTTTCTGGCCCGGATCAAGGAGGTGGAGGACAGTATGGCGGCGGAAAGCCATGACGTGCTGGATTTCCGGGACGGCCGGACGTTCGAAAGGTACTCGCGCCCCCAAAGAGTCGGCGACAGAATTGTGGGCAGGGTGTGGAGCTTCCGTGACGTCACTCCGCGCCGGCAAGCCCAGGAGCAGGCACAGCAGGCCATGCAGGACCTGGCCGCGCAGGCGGAACAGCTAAGGGCCATGGCGTTCCAGGATCCGCTGACCGGACTTGCCAACCGTGCGGTGTTCAACGACGGGCTGGCCGCGGCCCTGCTCGCACCGCGGCTCAAATCCGTGGACGTGCTCCTGATCGACTTGGACGACTTCAAGGAAGTCAACGACATCCTTGGACACCAGGCCGGTGATGACATGCTGATGGAAATGGCGCGCAGGCTCCGCGGCTGCGCTCCCACTGCCGACGTCGTGGCCCGGCTCGGCGGCGACGAGTTTGCGGTGCTGCTGACAGCCTGCCCTGACGCCGATGCCCTTGCCGCGTGCATTCTCCGGTGCCTGCGTGTGCCCCTGACCATCAACGGCACCGTGCTCCGGCCCAGCCTGAGCCTGGGGTTGGCATCCGTCAGCCAGGAGGCAATCGGGACGTCCGAGTTGCTGCGCCATGCGGACATCGCCATGTACGCGGCGAAGGCGGCGGGCAAGAACCGCTACCTGCGGTTCCATCCGGACATGATGACGGCGCTCATCCAGCGCACGGATATGGAGGCCGGACTGCAGCTGGCCATCCCCCGCAGGGAGATCTCCGTGGCCTTCCAGCCCATCGTGTCCCCGCGGATGGGCCAGGTGGTCCAAGTCGAGGCCCTGGCGCGGTGGGACCGCTACGGCGAACGCATCCCCCCGTCGGTCTTTGTTCCGATGGCAGAGCGCAGCGGGTTGATCAGCGAGATCGGTGCGGAGGTGATGGCCCTCAGCCTGGTGCAGCTTGCGCCGTGGCTGAAGGAGGACCTGTCGCGGTCGGTGGCCGTGAATGTGTCCGGAGTCCAGCTGCTGGAACCGGATTTTGCCAGTCGGGTGCTGAGCCTCGCCGAGGCCAGCGGAGTTGGCGCCTACCAACTGGTCCTGGAGGTCACGGAGAGTGTATTTTTCGACGCCGACTGCAGCCTGATCCAACAGCTCAGCAGCCTGCGCGAGGCGGGCGTCCGGGTTGCCCTGGATGACTTCGGCACCGGATACTCCTCGCTGGGCCGGCTGCAGGACCTGCCGGTGGACACTGTGAAGATCGACAAGACCTTTGTCTCCATGGTGCGGACCGGAGCTGAACGCCTCCCTATCCTCAGTTCGATGATCAACATGGCGCACAGCCTGGGCCTGACGGTCACGGCCGAGGGCGTCGAGACCGTGGCTCAGGCCGACTACCTGACGGCCCTGGACTGCGATTCGCTGCAGGGCTACCTGTTTTCCCTGCCGGAAACCGGAGCCCGGCTTGAGCTGGCCGTGCAGCAGGCTCAAGAGGCGATTGACGCGCTGAAGAACCGGTAA
- a CDS encoding MBL fold metallo-hydrolase has translation MDVVVIETPPLGDRSYLVHDGQVALVIDPQRDTDRVETAAAEAGVRITHVAETHLHNDYLTGGLVLAGAHGAWYLVNPAAAVGFEHRPIADGDTVQVGRLTVKAVATPGHTHHHLSYVVTDGDQQAVFSGGSLLYGSVGRTDLVAPEDTEQLTRDQYTSVRRLVKEAGPEAALYPTHGFGSFCSSGPASGAHESTIAQQLETNHALTDPDEDHFVRELIANLTAYPSYYAHMAPANIQGPGPADLTVPESLDPAELSRRLEDGEWVVDLRNRVAFASSHLQGSVSFEYGRGSSFTAYLGWVLPWGRQLTLVGGRTDVEKAIRDLSRIGIDSPDAALGTEPEALAVGTAVVSYPRVGWEEMLRQRSDGDVVLDVRRTDEYDAGHLAGAVNIPLHELLKRMEEVPGGKVWVHCESGYRSGVAASLLQRAGRDVVHVDAKFRSQTTS, from the coding sequence ATGGACGTCGTTGTGATTGAAACACCGCCGCTCGGAGACCGCAGCTATCTGGTTCACGACGGCCAGGTGGCGCTTGTCATCGACCCGCAGCGGGACACGGACAGGGTTGAAACGGCCGCCGCAGAGGCCGGTGTGCGGATCACCCACGTCGCCGAAACGCACCTGCACAACGACTACCTCACCGGTGGCCTCGTTCTGGCCGGCGCCCACGGCGCGTGGTACCTGGTTAACCCGGCAGCCGCCGTCGGGTTTGAACACCGGCCAATAGCCGACGGCGATACAGTCCAGGTGGGCAGGCTCACCGTGAAGGCGGTGGCCACGCCCGGCCACACCCACCATCACCTCTCCTATGTGGTCACCGACGGCGACCAGCAAGCGGTGTTTTCGGGCGGCAGCCTGCTGTACGGATCGGTAGGACGGACTGACCTCGTGGCCCCCGAAGACACCGAGCAGCTCACACGTGACCAGTACACGTCGGTCCGCCGTCTGGTGAAGGAGGCCGGGCCGGAGGCAGCCCTGTACCCCACGCATGGCTTCGGCTCGTTCTGTTCGTCCGGTCCGGCGTCGGGCGCACACGAATCCACCATCGCGCAGCAGCTGGAAACCAACCACGCCCTGACCGATCCGGACGAGGACCACTTTGTGCGGGAGCTGATCGCCAACCTCACGGCGTACCCGTCCTACTACGCGCACATGGCGCCGGCCAACATCCAGGGCCCGGGTCCGGCGGACCTCACCGTCCCGGAATCGCTTGATCCTGCCGAACTCTCGCGCAGGCTGGAGGACGGCGAGTGGGTGGTGGATCTGCGCAACCGGGTGGCGTTCGCCAGCAGCCATCTACAGGGCTCAGTCAGCTTCGAATACGGCCGCGGATCCAGCTTCACCGCCTACCTGGGGTGGGTCCTGCCCTGGGGCCGGCAGCTCACCCTGGTGGGCGGACGCACGGACGTTGAGAAGGCCATCCGGGACCTCTCGCGCATCGGCATCGACTCCCCCGACGCAGCGCTGGGGACGGAACCGGAGGCACTCGCCGTAGGAACCGCCGTCGTGTCCTATCCGCGGGTGGGCTGGGAGGAAATGCTGCGCCAGCGCAGCGACGGGGACGTGGTGCTGGACGTCCGGCGCACTGACGAGTACGACGCCGGCCACCTCGCCGGCGCCGTGAACATTCCGCTGCATGAGCTGCTGAAGCGGATGGAGGAGGTACCCGGCGGCAAGGTATGGGTCCACTGCGAGTCAGGCTACCGGTCGGGGGTTGCCGCAAGCCTGCTGCAGCGCGCCGGCAGGGACGTGGTCCACGTGGACGCGAAGTTCCGGTCCCAGACGACTTCTTGA
- a CDS encoding PAS domain-containing hybrid sensor histidine kinase/response regulator: MSQTGLLARRPGKRPSIGSSKATLGWLILLTAVVLAVIGLYLAANSGTPPALVAGDFSILVAALLAGASCSRAALRGGVNARAWAFMAAAAYVWAAGMAVYTFYGLAYNNVYPFPSLADALFLSYSVPAAVALFTFKRRSGSRVALFRTVMDAAVIAGSVLVVSWFTALGPVFSSGSGDLLTWLTNLGYPVVDVVITSLVLVLAMRRHGERLPWLCFGGGLLLLTVTDTIYVRLTFEGIFGVTGSPLALGWVSAFLLIAVAPLMPFEEKPGPDRKAYALALELLPYVPMMAAVALFAAPHVHELSPFLLVAGRATVVFILVRQVLIIIENITLTSGLEQQVAARTAELEGLGAIVNASADAILATTPEGIITSWNAGAERQYGYTAEEVIGRDGSFLLVPGNWDRDMEAFQQLAEGRGAIRHETEHLKKDGTAIPVSLTISPIRDAGQLRGIATIARDITQRRAAELELQAAREAALESSRLKSEFLATMSHEIRTPMNGVVGLTALLLATPLDETQKQYAQGVKGAGEALLGLINDILDFSKLEAGKVDLDVRPFDPRLLVEEVAGLLAEAAQAKQLELIAYCDPEVPALLSGDSGRIRQILLNLTSNAVKFTSSGEVSIRVRAEVQEDGSAIVRFDVSDTGIGIDPAHHSRLFESFSQADASTTRRYGGTGLGLAICRRLTEAMGGEIGLKSQLQEGSTFWFCIPLPVVTGSSAPAPAAGFLNGLRVLVVDDNATNRLVLESQLRGWRLRPEAVPDAQSALARAREAAAAGEPFDIAVLDLCMPDTDGLELARELKADAGLADIELIMLTSTMQVNPAEVSEAGVREWLMKPVRSSELYNRLVRLMSAHEPGATGMSGAKTPAAGSGSAALLPAAPAEPSAQAVPSRGRVLVVEDNEVNQLVARATVTKLGYAVDVVADGSEAVSATTTTQYAAILMDCHMPVMDGFDATRVIRSRDGKHSRLPIIAMTAGALYGDRERCLAAGMDDYLAKPVDAAELEAALTRWIPEPAAETSRPPSVDPDRLAILRELGPADGRGLLPATADAFRRDVPARLASLREAVNDGGGQALVRAAHVLKGAAANIGATAVAGLCQELEGIGRNGNHDDGPQLVSRLEAELALVDAELDEALAVAR, from the coding sequence GTGTCTCAGACTGGTCTCCTGGCGCGGCGGCCAGGGAAGCGGCCCAGTATCGGTAGCAGCAAGGCGACGCTGGGATGGCTGATCTTGCTGACTGCTGTGGTGCTGGCTGTGATCGGGCTGTACTTAGCTGCCAACAGCGGCACCCCTCCGGCGCTGGTGGCCGGCGACTTTTCCATCCTTGTGGCGGCCCTGCTGGCCGGCGCCAGCTGCAGCCGGGCAGCGTTGCGCGGCGGCGTGAACGCCCGCGCCTGGGCGTTCATGGCGGCGGCTGCCTACGTCTGGGCAGCAGGGATGGCGGTCTACACCTTCTACGGCCTCGCCTACAACAACGTCTATCCTTTCCCGTCGTTGGCGGATGCCCTGTTCCTGTCATATTCGGTGCCGGCCGCCGTCGCCCTTTTCACCTTCAAACGGCGCAGCGGCAGCCGGGTGGCCCTGTTCCGGACAGTCATGGATGCCGCCGTCATAGCCGGCTCGGTCCTGGTGGTCAGCTGGTTCACGGCTCTGGGGCCCGTCTTCAGCTCCGGGAGCGGCGATCTCCTCACCTGGCTGACAAACCTGGGGTATCCGGTGGTGGATGTGGTCATCACGTCCCTGGTCCTGGTGCTGGCGATGCGCAGGCACGGCGAACGGCTGCCGTGGCTGTGCTTCGGCGGCGGGCTGCTGCTCCTCACCGTCACTGACACCATTTACGTCCGGCTGACCTTCGAGGGCATCTTTGGTGTCACAGGCTCGCCCTTGGCCCTGGGATGGGTCTCGGCGTTCCTGCTGATTGCAGTGGCACCGCTGATGCCGTTTGAAGAGAAGCCGGGACCGGACCGGAAGGCCTATGCGCTGGCGCTGGAGCTGCTCCCGTACGTTCCCATGATGGCCGCCGTGGCCCTGTTTGCAGCGCCGCACGTTCACGAGCTGAGTCCCTTCCTGCTGGTGGCGGGCAGGGCAACAGTGGTTTTCATACTGGTGCGGCAGGTGCTGATCATCATTGAGAACATCACCCTGACCAGCGGCCTGGAGCAGCAAGTCGCGGCCCGCACCGCGGAGCTGGAAGGACTTGGCGCGATCGTCAATGCGTCGGCCGACGCCATCCTGGCCACCACTCCGGAGGGCATCATCACCAGCTGGAACGCGGGCGCCGAACGGCAGTACGGGTACACAGCCGAGGAAGTGATCGGACGCGATGGGAGCTTCCTCCTGGTGCCTGGCAACTGGGACCGCGACATGGAGGCTTTCCAGCAGCTCGCCGAAGGCCGGGGAGCCATAAGGCACGAGACTGAGCACCTGAAGAAGGACGGGACCGCCATTCCGGTGTCCCTGACCATCTCCCCCATCCGCGACGCCGGGCAGCTCCGCGGCATCGCCACCATCGCCCGTGACATCACGCAGCGCCGGGCCGCGGAACTGGAGCTGCAGGCCGCCCGGGAGGCCGCACTGGAATCCAGCCGGCTGAAGTCCGAATTCCTGGCCACCATGAGCCACGAGATCCGCACGCCCATGAATGGGGTGGTGGGGCTGACCGCCCTGCTGCTGGCCACCCCCCTCGACGAGACCCAGAAGCAGTACGCACAAGGTGTCAAGGGTGCCGGCGAGGCATTGCTCGGACTCATCAACGACATCCTGGACTTCTCCAAGCTGGAGGCCGGCAAGGTGGACCTGGACGTCAGGCCCTTCGATCCGCGGCTCCTGGTGGAGGAAGTGGCCGGGCTGCTCGCTGAGGCCGCGCAGGCCAAGCAGCTGGAACTCATTGCCTATTGCGATCCGGAAGTTCCGGCCCTGCTGTCCGGTGATTCCGGCCGGATCCGCCAGATTCTCCTGAACCTGACCTCCAACGCGGTGAAGTTCACGTCCTCCGGCGAGGTGTCCATCCGGGTCCGGGCGGAGGTCCAGGAGGATGGCAGCGCAATTGTGCGCTTCGACGTCAGCGATACCGGCATCGGCATTGATCCGGCCCACCACTCACGGCTTTTCGAGTCATTTTCCCAGGCGGACGCCTCCACCACACGGCGATACGGCGGCACCGGACTGGGGCTGGCCATCTGCAGGCGGCTCACGGAGGCAATGGGCGGGGAGATAGGGCTGAAGAGCCAACTGCAGGAAGGCAGCACGTTCTGGTTCTGCATACCCCTGCCGGTGGTCACCGGCTCCAGCGCCCCCGCCCCGGCCGCCGGTTTCCTGAACGGGCTGAGGGTGCTGGTGGTGGATGACAACGCCACCAACCGCCTGGTGCTGGAATCCCAGCTGCGCGGCTGGCGCCTGCGGCCGGAGGCGGTGCCGGATGCCCAGTCCGCCCTGGCCCGAGCCCGGGAGGCGGCCGCTGCCGGAGAGCCCTTCGACATCGCGGTCCTGGACCTCTGCATGCCGGACACGGACGGCCTGGAACTGGCACGCGAGCTCAAGGCCGACGCCGGCCTGGCGGACATCGAGCTGATCATGCTCACCTCCACTATGCAGGTCAACCCGGCAGAGGTTTCCGAGGCCGGGGTCCGTGAATGGCTGATGAAACCGGTGCGCAGCTCCGAGTTGTACAACCGCCTGGTCCGTCTGATGTCCGCCCACGAACCGGGGGCCACAGGAATGTCCGGAGCGAAGACTCCTGCCGCGGGGTCCGGATCCGCGGCGCTTTTACCGGCAGCGCCAGCCGAACCGTCCGCGCAGGCCGTGCCCTCCCGGGGCCGTGTCCTGGTGGTGGAGGACAACGAGGTCAACCAGCTGGTGGCCCGGGCAACGGTGACGAAGTTGGGCTACGCGGTGGACGTCGTTGCCGATGGCTCCGAGGCCGTCTCCGCCACGACCACCACCCAATATGCCGCGATCCTGATGGATTGCCACATGCCGGTCATGGACGGTTTCGATGCCACCAGGGTCATCCGCAGCCGCGACGGAAAACACAGCCGCCTCCCCATCATTGCCATGACCGCGGGGGCCTTGTACGGTGACCGTGAACGCTGCCTCGCCGCGGGCATGGATGACTACCTCGCCAAGCCTGTGGACGCGGCTGAGCTTGAGGCTGCCTTGACCCGCTGGATTCCCGAGCCGGCCGCGGAAACTTCCCGGCCGCCGTCGGTGGATCCGGACCGGCTTGCCATCCTGCGTGAGCTCGGCCCCGCGGACGGCCGGGGCCTGCTGCCAGCGACCGCAGATGCGTTCCGGCGGGACGTCCCCGCACGGCTTGCCTCACTCCGCGAGGCCGTGAACGACGGCGGCGGGCAGGCGTTGGTGCGGGCCGCCCACGTCCTCAAGGGGGCGGCAGCCAACATCGGCGCCACGGCCGTGGCCGGCCTGTGCCAGGAGCTGGAAGGGATTGGCCGCAACGGAAACCACGACGACGGCCCACAACTGGTCAGCAGGCTCGAGGCAGAGCTGGCGCTGGTGGACGCGGAACTGGATGAGGCGCTGGCGGTGGCGCGGTGA